Genomic segment of Fibrobacter sp.:
TTCTGCACAGGAGGAGCCGCTTTCTTTGTGCAGTAAATGGCATAATGATTTCCGGTGAATTGACAGGAATCAAAAGAGGGACTGGATTCCCAGATCAGGTTTCTGTAAGCTCCTTCGAAACGGCAGTTTCTGAAATGCCCGTGCGCATTCTTCCCCACAATCTCGATTCCCTTCCAGGCGGGTTTTTCACGCGATGAGGTTTCGCGATCCAGACCCGAAAAAAGCACAGGCTCTGACAAAGTCCCTTCTGCAATGATCAATCCGTTGACACGCAGAACATGATACCCCTCGAACAGTACTTTTACTCCCGGTGCAACAACTAATGTAGTCCCGAATGGAATCTCGATACTCTGCTGGAAAACTGTATCACGTGTAATCTCTATCTTTACTGCATCACCTGCAAATATTGGAAGGGCGGTGAGAAAAAAACAAACCATCAAGAGGAAATTTTTCATAAATGAATCCGTTTACTCGATGTACTCCATATGAACTATCTCACTCCAGCTCATACCCGGAAACTCATCTGCCAGAGGGGCCTTAAACTCTGCATGAGCAGTGGTAATACGTCTGGCATCGAGATCAAGCAAAACTCTCCCCCGGCCTTTACCTGCAAGCGGAAATTTGTCAAGCATACCTGCTGTATCAGGATCGATCAGTTCTATTCTGTAAGAAAAGATCCAGCTTACAGCGGCAAATCTGGATTGCGAGGTATATATGCTGTCGAAAACAAAAGACTGGTAAAGATGTCCCACTGCGTCCCCATGGCTTGTTTCAATTGGGAACTGACGATCACGGTCCCATTTGTCGCCAGGTGCCACAGGACTCTCCGGAAATACTGGAAGAACTTTCGCAAAACTCCTGAATAGATCCCACCCCCCGATATTAATAACCGGAACATCCGTAGTATCAGTCAGATCAAGCGATCCATCTCTGGGTGAAAAAAGAAGAGAGACATTATCAAACTGCTGCTCAAGGTTCCGAATCTCCTGTTCAACCAGAAAATCGGAATTTATTCGGGTCTGCTCAGCTTTAAAAGTGATAACTTTTCTGTTTTCAGGAGAGAGCCCGCCCTGAAGGAAAGTTCTCAGACTACTATTAAAAATCTGAGGCACACCCTCCGATACAATTTTTCCCTTTATGTCTACTCCGAGTAGATACCGCCAGGTCTTTGCACTGTCAAAGTCGACTTCAAGAAAGATTCTTCCGCTCTTCTGGCAGGAAACAGTAAACAGGAAAGCAATCGATAACAGAGCCGGCTTAAGCATCGAGATAAGGTGTTTTTCTTGCATTCAGTACTTCAGATAGATACAATTATGTTGAAAATAAGCGGATCCGCTGATTGTCCTGTAATAACGCCGGATCATCTGTTTAAACAGAACTATAATTATAAATAATGCTCCGCCGAACATGAAACCTCTGCTGAAAAAATACAAAGCCGGAACAATTCTTTTCCATGAGAATGACCACTCACGTGAACTGTATATAATTCAAACCGGGAAGGTCAAAATCTACAGGATGATCGGCAAGCATGAAATGCAACTGACTGTACTTGGCGAGGGGTCTGTGCTTGGAGAAATGGCACTGATCGATGGAGAACCAAGAAGCGCCTCTGCCAAAGTGATCGAAGACAGCGATCTGATACAACTCGATTCGGAAACTTTTAATGAAGAGATAGAAGGAGTTCCTCCATGGTTCATGACTATCATCAAGATGACAAGCCAGAAGATATACCAGGCAAAACGCCGCCTTCAGAACAAAAGCAGTGAGCATCAGGGCGCCAACATCATAATAACAATCCTTTATTTCTTCAATTTTTACGACAAACAGAGCAACGGCCTGGATATCAGTCAAACCCGGCTGAAACTTGTACAACTGCTTGGAGTCACTTTGCAAAAAGCAACCCATATTATCTCATTTCTGCACGGAAAAGGATTTCTTGAGATTAAAGATGAAAAGATGTTTCTTTGCTGCCGCAAAGAAATGGAGGATTACTGCAGTTTTCTGAGATTACTTATCCGTAAACAGTTTGAGGTACTCCAGCCACTGGATAATGAGGCTTTCGGGATAGTCGAGAAGATCTGGAATACCAAGGGAGGAATCAGAAAATTCGAAGAAGGATTAACAGAGATAAGCGGAGATGTTTTCTTAAGCTTTGTCGAAAACACCTCTTATTCATCAAACCCAGATGAGTTTCTGGAAATGCTCAGGAGCCAATCCCTGCTGACCTATACCAAACCCTGTAAAAATTCCGACAATTCAATTTCAAATTGTGTTCTTAAAATCGACAATATGAAGTGGAAACGTATTTACCTTTACAGCAAATTCAACCAACTCATACCGGCCGCATGAAAAAAATCATTTTATTGCTTTCACTTGTTTTTATCTGTGGAGCAGAGCAGAGAGCAGGCGGTATCCTTACAGTCAATACCCGGTGGGATGCCGATGAGGGGCCATTTATTCTTGAACGAGACCTGGTGATACCCGAGGGTGTCAGGTTGACTATCGCTCCAGGCACAAATATCATAATTGCGCCATCCCCCATCGCCGATACCTCAAACCAGATCGACAGAACAGATTCTCTATCAATCTCCATCAAGGTTCTCGGAGGAGCACTTATCTGCGTCGGACGACGAGATAAACAAATAAGCTTCTCTCCTTCAGAACCGCAGCCTGGAAGGCACTCATGGTATGGAATAATTCTTAATGCCGCCGAAGAACCATTCACTGAGATCGCTTTTACAGAAATCAGCGGCGCATACTGTGCCTTGTCAATAATGAAATGCAGTCCTGTGATCCGTAACAGTATACTGGAATACAACTATCTTGGAATTAACTGTATCAATAAGAGTTCTCCTCAGATCCTTAACTGTGTAATCTGCCGAAATTTCGCGTCTGGAATAAAAACCCGTGAATCAAATCCCTTCATTACCAGCAGCATCATCGCCTTCAACAGCAACACCGGAGTCTGGTGTGACGGGTTATCAAAAATCAATTTTGAATACAATTGCGTTCACGGTAACGGGGACGGTAATCTCCTCGATTGTGATCCTGAACTGGGAATACTGACAAAAACAAACAAAAACAAGGACTCCTGCGACTTGCACTTCAACCTTTACCGCGATCCGGTATTTGCCGGTTCTTTAGCAGATTCCATCGCTCATGAACAGGATATCTCTGTTCCTACAAAGAAAAGCAGGATAAAGAATTTTGCTCTGGCCAGAATTATCCACGATGAAGATACGGCTAAACAAAAAGTCAAAACCAGGACAGGAAAATACAGCCTGTCGAATTATTCCCCATGTATAAATGCCGGTAATCCAGCTGACAGGTTCAAAGACGCAGATGGCTCGAAAAACGACATGGGTGTCGAGGGAGGACGAGAATTTTACCACTGATTAAGCTGATTAAAATGATTTAGCTGATTTTTTAAGAGAATAAGATCTCCCGTATCTGAGTATACTCGATCTAATACAATAACCCGTCTTCTTTCCACACGAGATGATTTGAATGATTTACCTGATTATCCAGAGAATGAGATCTCTGATATCTATAACACAGACACAGGACAATCCTCGATATCACCTGTACTCTATGACTCCATGAAATGCCCTGAAACAGAACCCAACAGGTCTGAGTCTCTCGCCCATGTAACTGTCGTAAGTGACAAGCCACAAACTGAAATGCTTTGCTCTTCTATCAAGCGGCGGCAGTAACTTCACATCGTTTGATCCCGGCGTTCTCTGAATCACAAGCAGCTTGTCATGATCCTGTCCTTCAGGGGGATAATCGTTGCGGTAAAACCATTCATGAATGAAAGTCTCAGGGTGAAGACTTCCTGAAGTCATACTCATACCATAATCAAGGGAAGCTGTACCGGGGTCGGGAATCAGAAAATAGCTGTACCCATCCTCGATAAGCACAGTATCACTGAAAACCCCCTTCAAATCGTAGACTGCATCCACTAAAGAGGCATCTTTTACAGGGTGAAAGGAAAGGAGCGAGCTGCCTCTAACCTTGTAAAGTTTCATCCATTCTATAACCGGATTTCTATTGACCTGTACCGATGAATTAAGATACCGGATTGTACTGTTATAACGGATCGTGAAGTCTGATTCAACCTTGCATTTATCATTAACATAAGAGAATATCTTCATTGTTACCGACAGTGCCTGAAGGAGAAGCGGCATGAAATCCGGGGCATCCTCCCCTGCGATGTCCCTGAGCATCGAATCAACCATCAGTGAGTCGACTCCATCCGGACGGCTTGCCAGAAAATCAAGAATGTCAATAACCTGGACCGGCTTCACCATCAGTAGCTCCGGAGGAACCGAGTCGCGGACCTCTGAGGGAAGAATCTCCCCCATAGTACTTACATACTCATATTTCCTGCGAATGATATCCCACGGGAGTACAAAAGAGAAGACCACCGAATCTGTCAATCCTCCACTATACTCCATGTAACTTCCAGGCACAACAAGGGACTGAAGAGAAATAACATCATAGTAGGTATCCACCCCGAAAGATCCAAGCAGCACAGTAGTTGAGATAGTCCACTGAATTCTATTTACCTCTTCACCCGCGAAATAAGCATGAAGATCCACGGTGTCACCCGGAGCCCCCTCTGCCAATCCCCTGTTATCGAATACGAAAGCCAATGGCCTGACCCTGTCATTATCCACCCGATCATACCTGTCCGGAAACTCCAACCCGCATCCTGCAAGCAGTAAAGAGATAAATAGAGCCATTCTTTTCATGGCTTACTCCTGTCAAAACTCCACTTTCAGTCCAAAGGATGGAATGAAGGGTGAAGTTACAGATATCTGTTCCGTGTAATCATAGTTGTAAATCGTGAGCTCAGGGCTTTTATACATGAACCATAGTACATTCTGCAGATCCAGATAAAAAGACATCATCCACTTGTCA
This window contains:
- a CDS encoding right-handed parallel beta-helix repeat-containing protein yields the protein MKNFLLMVCFFLTALPIFAGDAVKIEITRDTVFQQSIEIPFGTTLVVAPGVKVLFEGYHVLRVNGLIIAEGTLSEPVLFSGLDRETSSREKPAWKGIEIVGKNAHGHFRNCRFEGAYRNLIWESSPSFDSCQFTGNHYAIYCTKKAAPPVQNCKFNRNTYGIAVDFASPLLSGNIITENNVGLHLQLSSSVLAGKNLITGNGKDIHSEAAFGPNNNFMSMQRMWDMMRQLF
- a CDS encoding cyclic nucleotide-binding domain-containing protein codes for the protein MKPLLKKYKAGTILFHENDHSRELYIIQTGKVKIYRMIGKHEMQLTVLGEGSVLGEMALIDGEPRSASAKVIEDSDLIQLDSETFNEEIEGVPPWFMTIIKMTSQKIYQAKRRLQNKSSEHQGANIIITILYFFNFYDKQSNGLDISQTRLKLVQLLGVTLQKATHIISFLHGKGFLEIKDEKMFLCCRKEMEDYCSFLRLLIRKQFEVLQPLDNEAFGIVEKIWNTKGGIRKFEEGLTEISGDVFLSFVENTSYSSNPDEFLEMLRSQSLLTYTKPCKNSDNSISNCVLKIDNMKWKRIYLYSKFNQLIPAA
- a CDS encoding right-handed parallel beta-helix repeat-containing protein gives rise to the protein MKKIILLLSLVFICGAEQRAGGILTVNTRWDADEGPFILERDLVIPEGVRLTIAPGTNIIIAPSPIADTSNQIDRTDSLSISIKVLGGALICVGRRDKQISFSPSEPQPGRHSWYGIILNAAEEPFTEIAFTEISGAYCALSIMKCSPVIRNSILEYNYLGINCINKSSPQILNCVICRNFASGIKTRESNPFITSSIIAFNSNTGVWCDGLSKINFEYNCVHGNGDGNLLDCDPELGILTKTNKNKDSCDLHFNLYRDPVFAGSLADSIAHEQDISVPTKKSRIKNFALARIIHDEDTAKQKVKTRTGKYSLSNYSPCINAGNPADRFKDADGSKNDMGVEGGREFYH